A portion of the Phacochoerus africanus isolate WHEZ1 chromosome 5, ROS_Pafr_v1, whole genome shotgun sequence genome contains these proteins:
- the GPATCH11 gene encoding LOW QUALITY PROTEIN: G patch domain-containing protein 11 (The sequence of the model RefSeq protein was modified relative to this genomic sequence to represent the inferred CDS: inserted 1 base in 1 codon), with amino-acid sequence MRLNMAEEEDYMSDAFINVQEDIRPGLPMLRQIREAHRKEEKQQEANLKNRQKSLKEEEQERRDIGLKNALGCXNKGFALLQKMGYKSGQALGKSGDGIVEPIPLSVKTGKSGIGHETFLKRKAEEKLESYRRKIHMKNQAEEKAAEQFRMRLKNKQDEMKLEGDLRRSQRACQQLDTQKNIQVPREAWYWLSPEEETEEEEEEDEDEYKSEDLSVLEKLQILTSYLREEHLYCIWCGTAYEDKEDLSSNCPGPTSADHD; translated from the exons ATGAGGTTGAATATGGCAGAAGAAGAGGACTATATGTCTGATGCCTTCATTAATGTCCA AGAAGATATCAGGCCGGGCTTGCCAATGCTGAGACAAATCCGGGAAGCCCAtcgaaaagaagaaaagcagcaagaagctaatttgaaaaataggcagaagagtttaaaagaagaagaacaagagagaCGTGACATTGGGTTGAAGAATGCACTAGGCT GAAACAAAGGGTTTGCTTTGCTCCAAAAGATGGGATATAAAAGTGGCCAGGCACTTGGCAAGAGTG gagaTGGTATTGTTGAACCAATTCCTCTCAGTGTCAAAACAG GGAAAAGTGGCATTGGTCATGAGACATTTTTGAAAcggaaagcagaagaaaaattagaaagctaCAGAAGAAAAATTCACATGAAAAACCAAGCTGAAGAAAAAGCTGCAGAACAGTTTCG aATGAGACTTAAAAATAAGCAAGATGAAATGAAGCTAGAAGGAGATCTTAGAAGAAGCCAGAGAGCCTGTCAACAATTGGATACTCAGAAG AACATTCAGGTTCCCAGAGAGGCATGGTACTGGTTGAGTCCTGAAGAGGAgactgaagaagaggaagaagaagatgaagatgaaTATAAGAGTGAAGATTTAAGT GTActggaaaaattacaaatattgaCTAGTTATTTAAGAGAAGAACATCTGTATTGTATTTGGTGTGGAACAGCCTATGAAG ATAAAGAAGACCTGTCTTCAAATTGCCCAGGGCCAACTTCTGCAGATCATGACTAA